The following coding sequences are from one Kosakonia sp. H02 window:
- the fdhF gene encoding formate dehydrogenase subunit alpha, which translates to MSLQKCTVIYDGKPLIGLADMPLIPFLESCNITLPHVCYHEALDPLKTCDVCWVEMDGELVRGCTLRSREGLVINSLSEPARAAREEGMDRLLAKHELYCTVCEHNTGDCTLHNTAVDMHIPIQRYPYQRKPYVKDHSNPFYTYDPDQCILCGRCVDACQNVEVNETLSIDYTMEHPRVLWDGGNQIAGSSCVSCGHCVTVCPCNALMEKSMQPDAGPFTSMRQSLKRPLIDIIKTLENSTGAEVISGISVIDTHLRQQEIKRTKTVCTYCGVGCTFEMWTRDRHLLKVQPHVDAPVNSISTCVKGKFAWDFINSPQRLTTPLIRENDRFRPASWEEALSLVAKRLLETRDRYGSDSIGFIGSSKGSNEEAYLTQKIARAILGTNSVDNSSRYCQNPATEGLFRTVGYGGDAGTIADLTKADLVVIVGSNTAENHPVIASRLKAAKKHHGQKWLVVDPRRHEMAERADLHLRIHPGSDLAWASAMSRYMFDNGYADEAFLANRVNKVDEYRQSLAPFTLDYAAQITGLDTDELTRAAEMIGLAGSVCIIWAMGITQHSHGADTSTALSNLLLVTGNYGRPGTGGYPMRGHNNVQGASDFGCLKNFYPGYESVSDPKVREKWAKAWGVPAERLSLKVGQDNFMMVEMARSDQIRAMYVIGEETAFSDADARNVHEGFTNLDFLVVQDIFLSRTAQFADVVLPGCPSVEKEGTFVNTERRIQRFYPVMEPLGDSRPDWLILTQLAAYMGHDWGYRHPQEIMAEAASIADSFAGVSYQRLEGWKSQIWPVNADGSSTPLLYTERFKSPDGRASLYPLSWQPPAEEADALYDLLLNNGRMLEHFQSTNQSGQGGRTTSLSPNWFVEISPELATARSLQEGDWVKLISRRGEVEVPVVITERVAGKVLFISIHQGKDGINRLTGEHHDPQVNTPAYKELAVRLEPVDRPPLPDPLPKHNFRHGKRTPIARVPVEEKWRRDDYREPPETEPHPEKF; encoded by the coding sequence ATTACGCTGCCCCATGTCTGTTACCACGAGGCACTGGATCCGTTGAAAACCTGCGATGTTTGCTGGGTGGAGATGGACGGCGAACTGGTGCGCGGCTGCACGTTGCGCAGCCGCGAGGGCCTTGTCATCAACTCGTTAAGCGAGCCTGCCCGCGCCGCGCGTGAAGAGGGGATGGACAGGTTGCTGGCGAAACATGAGCTGTATTGCACTGTGTGCGAACACAATACCGGCGACTGTACGTTGCATAACACCGCCGTTGATATGCACATTCCGATCCAGCGCTACCCTTATCAGCGCAAGCCCTATGTTAAAGATCACTCCAACCCGTTTTATACCTACGACCCGGATCAGTGCATTCTCTGTGGTCGCTGTGTCGATGCCTGCCAGAATGTTGAAGTTAACGAGACGCTGAGCATCGACTACACCATGGAGCACCCACGCGTGCTGTGGGACGGCGGCAACCAGATTGCCGGTTCAAGCTGCGTAAGCTGCGGCCACTGTGTTACGGTTTGCCCCTGCAATGCGTTGATGGAAAAGAGCATGCAGCCCGATGCCGGGCCATTTACCTCGATGCGTCAGTCCCTGAAACGCCCGCTCATCGACATCATCAAAACCCTCGAAAATTCCACCGGCGCGGAAGTTATCTCCGGCATTTCGGTTATCGACACCCATTTGCGCCAGCAGGAGATCAAACGCACCAAAACCGTCTGTACCTATTGCGGCGTCGGCTGCACGTTTGAAATGTGGACCCGCGATCGCCACCTGTTAAAAGTGCAGCCGCATGTCGACGCGCCGGTCAACAGCATCTCGACCTGCGTGAAAGGCAAATTCGCCTGGGATTTTATTAATAGCCCGCAGCGACTGACCACGCCGCTTATCCGCGAAAACGATCGTTTCCGCCCGGCAAGCTGGGAAGAGGCGCTCAGCCTTGTGGCGAAGCGGTTGCTGGAAACTCGCGACCGCTATGGCTCCGACAGCATCGGTTTTATCGGCTCAAGCAAAGGCAGCAACGAAGAAGCCTATCTGACGCAGAAAATTGCCCGCGCCATCCTTGGCACCAACAGCGTTGATAACTCCTCGCGCTACTGCCAGAACCCGGCGACAGAAGGGCTGTTTCGCACCGTGGGTTACGGCGGCGATGCCGGAACCATTGCCGATTTAACCAAAGCCGATTTGGTGGTGATAGTCGGCAGCAACACCGCCGAAAACCATCCCGTTATCGCTTCACGCCTGAAAGCCGCTAAAAAGCATCACGGGCAGAAATGGCTGGTGGTGGATCCGCGCCGCCATGAAATGGCCGAACGCGCCGATCTCCATTTACGCATTCACCCCGGTAGCGATCTGGCATGGGCCAGCGCCATGTCGCGCTATATGTTCGACAACGGCTATGCCGACGAAGCCTTCCTCGCTAATCGCGTTAACAAAGTCGACGAGTATCGCCAGTCGCTGGCTCCATTTACGCTGGATTACGCCGCGCAGATCACCGGCCTTGATACGGACGAGTTAACCCGCGCAGCCGAAATGATCGGCCTGGCGGGCAGTGTTTGTATCATCTGGGCGATGGGCATTACTCAGCACAGCCACGGGGCCGATACCAGCACTGCGCTCTCCAATTTGCTGCTGGTGACCGGCAACTACGGGCGACCCGGCACCGGCGGTTACCCGATGCGCGGCCACAACAATGTGCAGGGCGCGAGTGATTTTGGCTGCCTGAAAAATTTCTATCCCGGTTATGAATCCGTTAGCGACCCGAAGGTGCGGGAGAAGTGGGCGAAAGCCTGGGGCGTGCCCGCCGAGCGCCTCTCGCTGAAAGTAGGACAGGACAACTTTATGATGGTGGAAATGGCGCGTAGCGATCAGATCCGCGCCATGTATGTGATTGGCGAAGAGACCGCCTTTTCTGACGCCGATGCCCGCAACGTGCATGAAGGCTTTACCAACCTCGATTTCCTGGTGGTGCAGGATATTTTCCTCAGCCGCACGGCGCAGTTCGCCGATGTGGTGTTACCTGGCTGTCCGAGCGTGGAAAAAGAGGGCACTTTTGTGAACACCGAGCGGCGTATTCAACGCTTCTACCCGGTGATGGAGCCGCTCGGCGACAGCCGCCCGGACTGGCTAATCCTCACCCAGCTTGCCGCGTATATGGGCCACGACTGGGGCTACCGCCATCCGCAGGAGATCATGGCGGAGGCGGCCAGCATTGCCGACAGTTTCGCTGGCGTCAGTTATCAGCGCCTGGAGGGATGGAAATCGCAAATCTGGCCGGTCAACGCTGATGGCAGCAGCACACCGCTGCTTTATACCGAGCGTTTTAAATCCCCCGATGGCCGCGCCTCGCTCTATCCGCTGAGCTGGCAGCCACCCGCCGAAGAGGCGGATGCGCTCTACGATTTGCTGCTCAACAATGGCCGGATGCTGGAACATTTTCAGTCGACCAACCAGAGCGGCCAGGGCGGGCGCACCACCAGCCTGTCGCCAAACTGGTTTGTTGAAATTAGCCCGGAGCTGGCAACCGCCCGCAGCTTGCAGGAAGGCGACTGGGTAAAACTGATCTCCCGGCGCGGGGAAGTGGAGGTGCCGGTCGTTATCACCGAACGTGTGGCGGGCAAGGTGCTGTTTATCTCCATCCATCAGGGCAAAGATGGCATCAACAGGTTAACCGGTGAGCACCACGATCCGCAGGTCAACACCCCGGCCTATAAAGAGCTGGCGGTACGCCTTGAACCCGTTGATCGTCCGCCGCTTCCCGACCCGCTGCCGAAACATAACTTTCGTCACGGTAAACGCACACCCATCGCCAGGGTGCCCGTGGAAGAGAAATGGCGGCGCGACGATTACCGCGAACCGCCGGAAACCGAACCCCACCCGGAGAAATTTTGA
- a CDS encoding DUF1641 domain-containing protein — protein MAKAIDYQPEPAKIGPDAHEELERLLETLHQHGVLRLANDLVAANNEVAQVLVKGLQREGTLNVLQNISVLLMALSSVPPDKMYKLAFGLRDMADAFSQPPSQSEQKAPGGRGVWKMLHDDELWGALQPLLQGLKAFSRRMDEPVDKPISAWTGKPSDA, from the coding sequence ATGGCTAAAGCGATTGATTATCAGCCGGAACCGGCAAAAATCGGCCCCGATGCGCACGAGGAACTGGAGCGTTTACTGGAAACGCTGCACCAACATGGCGTGCTGCGCCTGGCGAACGACCTGGTGGCGGCCAATAACGAGGTGGCGCAGGTGCTGGTCAAAGGCTTGCAGCGCGAAGGTACGCTCAATGTGCTGCAAAATATCTCGGTGTTGTTGATGGCGCTCTCCAGCGTGCCGCCGGACAAAATGTACAAACTGGCGTTTGGCCTGCGCGATATGGCCGATGCCTTCAGCCAGCCGCCGTCGCAAAGTGAGCAGAAAGCGCCGGGGGGGCGCGGAGTGTGGAAGATGTTGCACGACGATGAGCTCTGGGGGGCGCTGCAACCGCTGTTGCAGGGTCTGAAAGCCTTCTCCCGACGCATGGATGAGCCGGTAGACAAACCCATCTCAGCCTGGACGGGCAAGCCCAGCGACGCATGA